From the Cyanobacteria bacterium FACHB-DQ100 genome, the window AATTGGGACAAGGCTGGAATTTTAGACAATCCTCATTAGAGAAGTGGGCTGTGTGGACACCATCTGAATTAAATAAGTTCTCTATTTCTGATGTACGTTGGGCAAGTGTAGATCTTATTCAGGAATCGCCTTTTAGTTCGATCATGTAGCACTGCGATTACCATGATGCGCTGCCTGGGCACAAAGCGCCACGTAAACAAGCGACTCACGCGGAGCGTGTCCGCAGCTATAACTCAGAAGACGAAAGCCGACCCTCGATCGGTTCATACTCATCTTCTAGCAACCAATGTTGTGCCTCGTCATAGCTGGAACTCTTGAAAATGACTGCATAACCCTTTGCAGGATCAAAGATCTGACAACGACCTGACTCATCTCCTAATAGCAGAAGAATATAGGGTGGAGAAAGCATCGGTTCAATCCACACCTCAGCAAACTGCCAATTATCCTTCACTGGGGCCGGTACGGGGAATGACGTGATATCGGTTTTCTGCATTAATCTTCACCTCTCCGTAGAACAAGGGAATGGTCGAGCCATCTGGATCAATTCGATACCCGATCGACTCCGAAAACAATAGTCCATACCGCTCATATTCTCGAATGATACCTGTAAATTCTCCGCTTGCAATGACCGCTTGAGCAACTCGCTCCATCGTTGCCTCATCATGGAAAACGTGAGCTGCTCTTCCTCGTCCCAATAGTCGTTGCACTTGGGCAGTTCCCGGTAAACGTTTTGCAGTGTGTTTAGAGTCAAGAAAAATCTCACGATTGATACCACTCATACCATTAGGGAAACTTGCTTTTCAAGCATAGATGAGTTGAGTGAAATTAAAGGAGGTGCGATCGGAACAGGCATTCGTGAGCACATAAGCGTGTAGCAAAGTTAACGCTCAATTTCTCGATCGCTCATCTCGCGGTTGTATTTTGCCGCAACCACTCTACAAACTCTTCGCGCCCCAACGCACCGGATGCGATCGCCAGTACAAAATGCTCCTGCTCATCTACAGACGCACTAATTTCTAATCCATTCAAAATCAGAAAAGTTTCTGTCGTTGCGTGACCTGTCCGCTTATTTCCATCAATGAATGGATGATTCATGATAATTGAAAACCCGATCGCTGCCGCCTTTTCAGGCAAACTTGGATACAGTTCGTCTCCACCAAAGGTCATTCTGGATTGAGCAATTGCCGACTCTAACAATCCAATATCTCGAACACCTGTTGCTCCTCCAGATTGCTCAATAATCCTGCGATGCAGTTCTAATACTTCAGAGAGCGTTAGATAGCGCATTAGGCTAAACGTTGATACAATTCAGCGTTCTTTGCTAATACATAATCGGCTGCCTCAACAAAATCAGCCTTTTGCGAATTCAGCCAGTCTTCTAAACTCGCTTTCAAGAGAACTTCTAGGGCAATTCCATGCACATCTGCTAGGTCTTGTAACTTCTTGAATTGGGTATCTGAGAGATCAATAGTAATTGAAGCCATGACGATTATCCTTCTAGTGCCTGTGGTGCAACTATATTACTTCCAATAAATTCGTGAAGACTACATTTTCTCATTTCTTGGGCGGAATCGAAGGGAGACCTGCATTCACGAGAACGTATCCCTGTAGCGAAGCTAACGCTCAAGGTCTCGATCGCCGTTCTGTCAGTAAGCTATTTCTGGTATTGACGGTAAAGCGTAAAACTATGTTGGATGAAACCGCGATCGAACAACGGCTAACCGCGCTTGAAAAAGAAGTCGCAATACTGAAGCAAAAAGCGACTGATAATTGGCTGGAGCACCTCATCGGCTCCATCTCAGACGAAGAGACTTTTCTGCAAACGCTCGAATACGGGCGGATCGAGACGCTGATAAACCGAATGATGAGAGACGAAGCTTTGTGCCATCGGAATCCTCTGATTCTCAAATTCTGGACTAATATGGTTTTGCCCTAGTTACCCAGTTCAATCTATGTCCGACCCTCAAGCAACGTTTTCTCGGCTCAGACAAGCCCTCGATCAAATTGTGGTCGGTCAATCTGCATTAGTGCAACAGCTTTTAGTGGCGATGCTGTCCGGGGGACACGTAATTTTAGAGGGAGTTCCGGGAACAGGGAAAACGCTGCTCGTCAAAGTCATGGCGCAATTGGTGCGATCGGAGTTTCGTCGCATTCAACTCACGCCAGACATCCTACCATCGGATATCTTGGGAACAAATATCTTTGACTTGAATACTCGCAGCTTTGTGCTAAAAAAAGGCCCTGTATTCACTCAGATTTTGTTAGCTGATGAAATCAATCGAACGCCGCCGAAAACCCAATCTGCGCTGCTCGAAGCGATGGAAGAACAGCAGGTGACGCTGGATGGCGAAAGCTTGCCCCTGTCTGATTTCTTTTGGGTGATTGCAACACAGAATTCATTGGAATTTGAAGGAACATATCCTTTACCAGAAGCGCAGCTCGATCGCTTCCTCTTCAAGCTGATCGTTGCTTATCCCGATGCGGCGGCTGAGAAGAAAATGCTGCTGAATCATCAAGCGGGATTTCAGGCAAAACGACTTGATCTAGACAGAATTAAGCCTTTAGCATCGGTTGAACAGGTTTTACAGGCGCGGCAATTGGTACGATCGCTCACCGTCGAAGAGTCAATTCTTGATTACCTACTCTCTGTGGTGCAAAAAACCCGTCAACATCCTGATTTAGTGCTGGGAGCATCGCCACGATCGGCAGTAGCATGGCTGAATGCCAGTAAAGCCCACGCTTGGTTAGCAGGTCGCAACTATGTGGTTCCCGATGATATCAAAGCCGTTGCACCACCCTTGTTACGACATCGATTGATCCTGCGTCCCGAAGCTCAATTAGATGGTGTGAATGTGGATGCAGTAATCAATACAGTTCTCAATCAAGTTCCTGTTCCCCGATAACTATGATTCCTTCGCGCCGAACTTACGGATTGTTGTTACTCGGTGGCGCGATCGCTGCCGTTCTCTTCTTGTTTAACGCGGCATTGTCGATCGCAGCATTGTTATTGTTTGATCTGATTGTTCTCGGACTATCAATCTGGGATAGTTCACGGGTGAAGTCAAATCAGGTAAAAGTCCAGCGACAAGTGGCATCTCGATTGTCGATCGGGCGAGATAACTTAGTAAGTTTAACTGTCGAATCAGGAGCGCGATCGGCGGAAGTGCGAATCTATGACAAATATCCGATCGCATTTTCAGCGTCATCAATGCCCTTATCAACCAAGCTTGCACCGAACATCAAACAAGACCTATCCTACACTGTGCATCCTTCTAATCGGGGAGAATATCACTGGAAAGAAATCCAAGTCCGTCAGCTTAGTCCGTGGCGGTTAGCTTGGCACAATTGGAAGATACCGCAGGATCAGAAAGTTGCAGTTTATCCCGATTTGATTGGACTCCGATCGCTCTCCATTCGATTAACTCTAGAATCCTCTGGCTCCATTCGTCGTGCTCGTCGATTAGGGATTGGAACCGAGTTTTCTGAACTCCGAGAATATGGTGTTGGCGATGATCCGCGCTTTATTGATTGGAAAGCCACGGCACGACGCGGACAGCCTTTAGTCAGAGTCTTAGAACCAGAACAAGAGCAAACTTTGATTATTTTGCTCGATCGAGGTCGGTTGATGACTTCTCAAGTGAAAGGATTATCGCGGTTTGATTGGGGATTGAATGCCACCTTAGCACTCGCATTAGCAGGACTGCATCGGGGCGATCGCGTTGGCGTTGGAGTGTTCGATCGACAAGTGCAAACCTGGATTCCACCAGAGCGCGGACAAGCTCATCTCAATCATTTGATTGAACGGTTAACTCCAATTCAGCCGGAAATCTTAGAGCCAGATTATCTAGGTGCAGTTACAACGTTAGTCAATCAACAAGCGCGACGTGCTTTAGTTGTGGTCATTACCGATATTGTGGATAATACTGCGTCTTCAGAACTGCTTGCAGCATTGGGAAGATTGACACCAAGGTATCTACCGTTTTGTGTGACACTACGCGATCCACAAGTTGATCAGCAAGCGCACACGACTACTGAAGATTTGCCGTCAACTTATCAAAGAGCTGTTGCACTCGATCTGATAGCTCAGCGTCAAATCGCATTTAGTACATTAAAGCAGCGTGGTGTTTTGGTATTGGATGCACCCGCGAACCAAATTACAAATGAATTGGTCGATCGATATCTCCAACTCAAAGCCAGAAATCAGCTTTAGGGGGAAGTTCGGTGATCGGGCAAAACAGTAGATTCAGAAGTATTGTTAATCTGATCGACCGATGAATCCTCTTAAGCACAAAGAACTATTACGCGGTATTTTTGCCGTTGCTCTGATTATTGTTGGAATCACTCACTTTCTTGCACCCCAAGAGTACGCCAAAATCGTACCGCCCATCTTTCCAGCGTTCACTTCGGTCTATGTAAGTGGAGTCTTTGAGATTTTGGGCGGCATTGGATTGTGTATTCCTTACTTGAGTGTTGCAGCAGCATGGGGACTGATTTCTTTGTTTATTGCAGTCTTTCCTGCCAACATCTATCTCGCATTGCACAGTGAAATCACATTAAACAACGTTCCGCATAGTCCTTTGTTTTACTGGCTGAGATTGCCATTTCAACCCGTGTTGATTGCTTGGGCATATTGGTACACGCGCCATCCAGAGAACCAAAGAGGAGCAGAAGCGATCGCAAACCAATGGCAAAAGATCGATCGCTTAGTCGAGAAGAAATAGATTAAAGAATCTTCTCCAGCCCATACACCAAGGATTTCAGAGGGATCACTTTGCGAATCGAGAGCAGCACTCCCGGCATATAACAAGTACGATCGGTCGCATCATGCCGCAGCGTATAAATTTGTCCTTGTGCCCCAAAAATAATTTCCTGATGTGCAACCAATCCGGGCAATCGAATGCTATGAATCCGAATTCCCTCATCGGCTTGCGCTCCTCTTGCTCCTGCAACTTTTTCAGTTTCAGAGACGATCGCTTCGTTATAAGTCTTGCCGAGTTCCGCTAACATTTGCGCGGTTTGGACTGCGGTTCCGCTCGGTGCATCAGCTTTCTGATTGTGATGCAGTTCAATAATTTCGACGTGATCGAAGTATTGCGAAGCTTGAATCGCGGCTTGCTGCATCAACACAACGCCGATCGAAAAGTTCGGAACAATTAAACATCCGGTACTCGCTTTATCGGCAAACTCGGCTAAATCCTGAATCTGGCCTGCGCTTAATCCGGTTGTGCCGACCACTGGACGGACTCCGTAAGCGATCGCCGATCGTACATTGTTGTAAACTGCATCCGGGTGCGTTACATCCACCACAACGCCCAACTCTTTCTCCTGGGACAGCATCGCCATCATTGACTCATACTCATTCGTCACAGGCACTTCGAGCGCCCCACAGCCGACGATTTCCCCAATATCTTCACCGACATACTTCGGGTTTTTTGCCAGCGCCCCAATTAACGTCATATCTGGCGACTGTGACACCGCTTTGACAATTTCCCGACCCATTTTGCCTGTTGCACCATTCACCACGACTGGAATGCGACCTGCCATCGGCTCACCTTCTAATTCAGCTTCTCTATTCTCCCACTCCCGCTTCGTGTCACAATAGAAAACGCGAATTAAAACTGCTTTACTCTTTCAGGACATCCCGTGACCTTTACGACACAACCGACATCACAAAACGGACGATCGACCGCTACTTCCGCTCGGCGGCGTGCTGTGTTTCCTTTTACGGCGA encodes:
- a CDS encoding type II toxin-antitoxin system death-on-curing family toxin: MRYLTLSEVLELHRRIIEQSGGATGVRDIGLLESAIAQSRMTFGGDELYPSLPEKAAAIGFSIIMNHPFIDGNKRTGHATTETFLILNGLEISASVDEQEHFVLAIASGALGREEFVEWLRQNTTAR
- a CDS encoding DNA-binding protein, with the translated sequence MASITIDLSDTQFKKLQDLADVHGIALEVLLKASLEDWLNSQKADFVEAADYVLAKNAELYQRLA
- a CDS encoding MoxR family ATPase, producing MSDPQATFSRLRQALDQIVVGQSALVQQLLVAMLSGGHVILEGVPGTGKTLLVKVMAQLVRSEFRRIQLTPDILPSDILGTNIFDLNTRSFVLKKGPVFTQILLADEINRTPPKTQSALLEAMEEQQVTLDGESLPLSDFFWVIATQNSLEFEGTYPLPEAQLDRFLFKLIVAYPDAAAEKKMLLNHQAGFQAKRLDLDRIKPLASVEQVLQARQLVRSLTVEESILDYLLSVVQKTRQHPDLVLGASPRSAVAWLNASKAHAWLAGRNYVVPDDIKAVAPPLLRHRLILRPEAQLDGVNVDAVINTVLNQVPVPR
- a CDS encoding DUF58 domain-containing protein, translated to MIPSRRTYGLLLLGGAIAAVLFLFNAALSIAALLLFDLIVLGLSIWDSSRVKSNQVKVQRQVASRLSIGRDNLVSLTVESGARSAEVRIYDKYPIAFSASSMPLSTKLAPNIKQDLSYTVHPSNRGEYHWKEIQVRQLSPWRLAWHNWKIPQDQKVAVYPDLIGLRSLSIRLTLESSGSIRRARRLGIGTEFSELREYGVGDDPRFIDWKATARRGQPLVRVLEPEQEQTLIILLDRGRLMTSQVKGLSRFDWGLNATLALALAGLHRGDRVGVGVFDRQVQTWIPPERGQAHLNHLIERLTPIQPEILEPDYLGAVTTLVNQQARRALVVVITDIVDNTASSELLAALGRLTPRYLPFCVTLRDPQVDQQAHTTTEDLPSTYQRAVALDLIAQRQIAFSTLKQRGVLVLDAPANQITNELVDRYLQLKARNQL
- a CDS encoding 4-hydroxy-tetrahydrodipicolinate reductase, whose protein sequence is MAGRIPVVVNGATGKMGREIVKAVSQSPDMTLIGALAKNPKYVGEDIGEIVGCGALEVPVTNEYESMMAMLSQEKELGVVVDVTHPDAVYNNVRSAIAYGVRPVVGTTGLSAGQIQDLAEFADKASTGCLIVPNFSIGVVLMQQAAIQASQYFDHVEIIELHHNQKADAPSGTAVQTAQMLAELGKTYNEAIVSETEKVAGARGAQADEGIRIHSIRLPGLVAHQEIIFGAQGQIYTLRHDATDRTCYMPGVLLSIRKVIPLKSLVYGLEKIL